From Sphingobium sp. RAC03, a single genomic window includes:
- a CDS encoding translocation/assembly module TamB domain-containing protein codes for MTQDDTLTPDRIDTVRQGRPLWQKIVIGVVGLIIALVLLTGVLLLGLNTQPGKKFLIQQIAAFQMESGMAIEVGRIDGSIYSDMVIHDLILRDPKGVFAVSPRVHVIWKPFRYINNHISVSLLETPLVVLARSPQFNVTPTDPNAPILPDLDIDVDRMKIGKFILARPVIGQKREIAIDGVTHIADGRAILSADAIVDSGDRLQAKLDAVPSQNRLAMSGTLTAPKGGVIAAMSGLTDGMTATLDGKGTWQAWDGRIVATSPKGELANVAIAARDGNFTAKGPVRPGLVMAGTVDRLTAPQLDVDLFAGLNERRVNLKGTLRSPALSADAQGVIDLAASRFSALRINAALLTPGAIMEKVQGRDVRASIILDGPMATPFIDYDITAKNLAFDATGIENLKASGRAVIDTDRIRIPVNATASRVTGLNAAAGGLMNNLRIKGDFAYAGGKLISDNLKIDSDRIDATAVILADLDNALYRGALKGRVNDYKIDGVGIVNLNTDVELVPGPKGGFGLSGRFGVRSARWENASVRDFLGGNAVASGRIGMTPEGKFTLAGLKGAAPNFTIQSGSGSYDTDGAIAFDATASSRQYGPLALTVRGTMERPQAVLRAARPNVGIQLSNVVAKLNGEAAGYRLEATGGSPYGPFFANVLIRTAQGPLTIDVTRARFAGVDMNGRIQQSAAGPFTGQLAMNGSGITGAIRLAAVGKAQGVNVNATASNAKLPGDAEILIGRAILTASMVLTDQPRIIADAQIANAAYGDYIVRKARAKLDYQGGRGKAQLVADGSSGVPFSIAANAALRPDLYAVAVQGKAANIAFRLAQPAIIRTEPGGYRLEPASLVLPQGKVDLAGRFGDTTVMQARFKDFDLAIANMAAPGLGIGGRMTGTLDYVQQGSAFPTATTRLAIADFRRSSLSAVSDPVSMSMEGKLSSAGGDLRGLIREGNSTLGRFVATLAPPGPGASWIEQLQSAPLGGGIRYSGPADVLFSFAGLADQQLRGGLAIAADFSGRLNDPRVTGIARANALTYENETFGTRVTQMKLDGRFTNDRLDIRDFSGRAGDGTVQASGTVGLAAESGFPINIAVKLDRARLARSEAITSVVSGSLAITNSAANGGLIKGDLSLPETRYKVAWQGGTEIRQLQGVRRKGEGVDILDQRMAARKTAAQPADWKLDIRVRADNEIYVTGMGLDSEWKTDMRVTGTTTNPRVVGKLEVLRGRYSFSGKQFDLEQGIITFNGPMMNPTLAIKAETRIDTVTAGLQVTGSAQQPDIAFISTPSLPQDEILSRILFGDNVANLSATQAIQLAAALNGLRGGSGGLNPMGKLQGATGIDRIGIVGGDEQTGRGTSLAVGQRISNDIYVEIITDSRGFTATQLEIALSKTLSLLSKTGTNAGSSANLRYSKDY; via the coding sequence ATGACGCAGGACGACACCCTCACCCCCGACCGGATCGACACCGTCCGTCAGGGCCGCCCTTTGTGGCAGAAGATCGTGATCGGCGTTGTCGGCTTGATCATCGCACTGGTCTTGCTGACGGGCGTGTTGCTGCTTGGCCTCAACACCCAGCCGGGCAAGAAATTCCTGATCCAGCAGATCGCCGCATTCCAGATGGAATCGGGGATGGCGATCGAGGTCGGGCGGATCGACGGGTCCATTTATAGCGATATGGTCATTCACGACCTGATCCTGCGCGATCCCAAGGGCGTGTTCGCGGTCAGCCCGCGCGTGCATGTGATTTGGAAACCGTTTCGCTACATCAATAATCATATTTCGGTCAGCCTGCTCGAAACCCCGCTGGTGGTGCTTGCCCGCAGTCCGCAGTTCAACGTCACGCCAACCGATCCCAACGCACCGATCCTGCCGGACCTCGACATCGACGTCGATCGGATGAAGATCGGCAAGTTCATCCTTGCCCGGCCCGTGATTGGCCAGAAGCGCGAGATCGCCATCGATGGCGTCACGCACATCGCCGATGGCCGCGCGATCCTGTCCGCCGATGCCATCGTCGACAGCGGCGATCGGTTGCAGGCGAAGCTCGACGCCGTGCCGTCGCAGAACCGCCTGGCTATGAGCGGCACGTTGACCGCGCCCAAGGGCGGCGTCATCGCCGCCATGTCGGGCCTGACCGATGGCATGACCGCGACCTTGGATGGCAAGGGCACCTGGCAGGCGTGGGACGGGCGCATCGTCGCCACCAGCCCCAAGGGCGAGCTTGCCAACGTCGCCATCGCCGCGCGCGATGGCAATTTCACCGCCAAAGGTCCGGTGCGTCCGGGCCTCGTCATGGCAGGCACCGTCGATCGCCTGACCGCACCGCAACTGGATGTCGATCTGTTCGCGGGTCTCAACGAACGGCGCGTGAACCTCAAAGGCACGCTGCGCTCGCCTGCTCTATCCGCCGATGCACAAGGCGTCATTGATCTTGCCGCCAGCCGTTTCAGCGCGTTGCGCATTAACGCCGCGCTGCTGACCCCCGGCGCAATCATGGAGAAGGTGCAGGGCCGCGATGTGCGTGCCTCGATCATTCTCGACGGGCCGATGGCGACGCCGTTCATCGACTATGACATTACCGCCAAGAATCTGGCGTTCGATGCAACCGGCATCGAAAATCTGAAGGCCTCTGGCCGCGCGGTGATTGACACCGACCGCATCCGCATTCCCGTGAACGCCACGGCGAGCCGCGTGACCGGCCTGAATGCGGCCGCTGGTGGCCTGATGAACAATCTGCGTATCAAGGGCGACTTCGCCTATGCGGGCGGCAAACTGATCAGCGACAATCTCAAGATCGACAGTGACCGGATTGACGCAACCGCGGTCATCCTCGCCGATCTCGACAACGCCCTCTATCGCGGGGCGCTTAAAGGTAGGGTCAACGACTATAAGATCGACGGCGTCGGCATCGTCAATCTCAACACCGATGTCGAACTGGTCCCCGGCCCCAAGGGCGGCTTTGGCTTGTCCGGTCGCTTCGGCGTGCGCTCCGCGCGCTGGGAGAACGCCTCCGTCCGCGATTTCCTGGGCGGCAATGCCGTGGCCAGCGGCCGCATCGGCATGACGCCGGAGGGCAAATTCACGCTCGCAGGCCTCAAGGGTGCAGCGCCCAATTTCACGATCCAGTCGGGATCGGGCAGCTACGATACGGATGGCGCGATCGCCTTCGACGCGACCGCCTCTTCGCGCCAATATGGTCCTCTAGCGCTGACCGTGCGCGGGACGATGGAACGGCCGCAGGCGGTACTGCGCGCGGCGCGGCCCAATGTCGGAATACAATTGTCCAACGTGGTCGCGAAACTGAACGGTGAAGCGGCGGGCTATCGCCTCGAAGCCACCGGCGGGTCGCCCTATGGGCCTTTCTTCGCCAATGTGCTGATCCGTACCGCCCAAGGGCCGCTCACGATCGACGTCACCCGCGCGCGTTTCGCCGGTGTCGACATGAACGGCCGCATCCAGCAGAGCGCCGCCGGTCCCTTTACCGGCCAGCTGGCGATGAACGGCTCCGGCATCACCGGTGCGATCCGCCTCGCCGCGGTTGGTAAGGCGCAGGGCGTGAACGTCAATGCAACCGCCAGCAACGCCAAATTGCCCGGCGACGCGGAGATATTGATCGGCCGCGCGATCCTCACCGCGTCGATGGTGCTGACCGATCAACCGCGCATCATCGCTGACGCCCAGATCGCCAACGCCGCCTATGGCGACTATATCGTGCGCAAAGCACGCGCGAAGCTCGACTATCAGGGTGGACGCGGCAAGGCCCAACTGGTCGCCGATGGCTCCAGCGGCGTTCCCTTCTCGATCGCCGCGAACGCCGCGCTGCGCCCCGATCTCTACGCCGTGGCGGTGCAGGGCAAGGCTGCCAACATAGCCTTCCGCTTGGCCCAGCCAGCCATTATCCGCACTGAACCGGGCGGCTATCGCCTCGAACCAGCGAGCCTCGTGCTACCACAAGGCAAGGTCGATCTGGCCGGGCGCTTTGGCGACACGACCGTGATGCAAGCGCGATTCAAGGATTTCGACCTGGCCATCGCCAACATGGCCGCGCCGGGACTGGGCATTGGCGGGCGAATGACCGGCACGCTGGATTATGTGCAGCAGGGCAGTGCCTTCCCGACCGCGACCACGCGCCTCGCCATAGCCGATTTCCGCCGCTCCAGCCTGTCAGCCGTATCTGATCCGGTCTCGATGAGCATGGAGGGCAAGCTGTCGTCGGCAGGTGGCGACCTGCGCGGCTTGATCCGCGAAGGCAATAGCACGCTCGGCCGCTTCGTCGCGACCCTCGCGCCTCCCGGTCCCGGCGCAAGCTGGATCGAACAACTTCAATCAGCCCCGCTGGGTGGCGGCATCCGTTATTCTGGTCCTGCCGACGTCCTCTTCTCCTTTGCCGGATTAGCCGATCAGCAATTAAGGGGAGGACTTGCCATCGCTGCGGACTTTAGCGGACGACTGAACGATCCCCGCGTGACCGGCATCGCCCGCGCCAACGCCCTCACCTATGAGAATGAGACGTTCGGCACCCGTGTAACGCAGATGAAGCTCGACGGCCGCTTCACCAACGACCGGCTCGACATTCGCGACTTTTCGGGTCGCGCAGGCGATGGGACGGTGCAGGCATCGGGCACGGTCGGACTGGCGGCCGAGAGTGGCTTCCCGATAAACATCGCTGTCAAGCTGGACCGCGCGCGTCTGGCGCGCAGCGAAGCGATCACCAGCGTGGTGAGCGGGTCGCTTGCCATTACCAACAGCGCGGCCAATGGCGGGTTGATCAAGGGCGACCTCAGCCTGCCCGAAACCCGCTATAAGGTGGCCTGGCAGGGGGGCACGGAAATTCGTCAGCTCCAGGGCGTCCGTCGCAAGGGCGAGGGTGTCGATATCCTCGACCAGCGCATGGCCGCGCGCAAGACCGCGGCGCAGCCCGCCGACTGGAAGCTCGACATTCGCGTCCGGGCCGACAATGAAATTTATGTGACCGGCATGGGGTTGGATTCCGAATGGAAGACGGACATGCGCGTCACCGGCACCACCACCAATCCGCGCGTTGTCGGCAAGCTGGAAGTGCTGCGGGGCCGCTACAGCTTCTCCGGCAAACAGTTCGACCTGGAGCAGGGCATCATCACCTTCAACGGGCCGATGATGAACCCCACGCTGGCGATCAAGGCGGAGACGCGGATCGATACGGTCACGGCGGGCCTGCAAGTCACCGGCAGCGCGCAACAGCCCGACATCGCTTTCATCTCGACACCCAGCCTGCCACAGGACGAAATCCTCTCGCGCATCCTGTTCGGCGACAATGTCGCCAACCTGTCGGCGACGCAGGCGATCCAGTTGGCAGCGGCCTTGAACGGCCTGCGCGGCGGCAGCGGGGGGCTCAACCCGATGGGCAAGCTGCAAGGCGCGACCGGCATCGACCGGATCGGCATCGTCGGCGGCGACGAGCAGACCGGGCGCGGCACATCGCTCGCGGTCGGCCAGCGCATCTCCAACGATATTTATGTGGAGATCATCACCGACTCGCGCGGCTTCACGGCGACCCAGTTGGAAATCGCCCTGTCGAAGACGCTCAGCCTGCTGTCCAAGACCGGGACCAACGCCGGGTCGTCAGCCAACCTTCGCTATTCGAAGGATTATTGA